The genomic segment GGGCGTACCACCGCATCCGCGATGGTAACTTTGCGCTGGATGGTTTGCTGGGCTTCGACCTGCGGGGGCGCACCGTGGGCGTGGTGGGTACCGGCCAGATAGGCCTGGAGGTAGTGCGCATCATGCGTGGCTTTGGCTGCCGTGTGCTCTGCTACGACCTTCATACCAACCCGGAAGCCCAACAACTGGGCGGTGAATATGTGGCACTGGACGACCTGTTCAGCCAGGCCGATATTGTCAGCCTGCATTGCCCGTTAACCCCCGGCACCCACCACCTGATCAACGCGGATGCCGTGGCCAAGATGAAGCCGGGCGTGATGCTGATCAACACCAGCCGGGGCGCCATGGTCGATACCGCCGCGATCATCGAGGGCCTTAAATCCGGCCAGATTGGCTACCTGGGCCTCGATGTGTACGAGGAAGAAAGTGACCTGTTTTTCGAAGACCTGTCCAACATCGTGCTGAAAGACGATGTGTTTGCGCGCTTGCTGACCTTCCCCAACGTAGTGATCACCGGCCACCAGGCCTTCTTCACCCGCAACGCCCTTGAGAGCATTGCGCGCACCACCCTGGGAAATCTGACCGAGCTGGAATCGAGCGGGCAATGCGCAAACCGGTTAACCGCGCACTGAGACAAGCGGGCCCCGTACTCGTACAATCCGACCATGCCCAGACAGTTTTATCGAGCGGGCCCTGACCATCGTGCCGGGGCGCCTGTTACCTTCCTTGATGTACGCCGCCGCTTCCAGTTCCGAACCGTGGAGATTGGCCGATGGGTAACCGAACCGGAAAAGCAGCGCAGCGCCGCACTGTTTTACGACGCCCTGTGCGACTTGATGACCATCCT from the Marinobacter sp. LQ44 genome contains:
- a CDS encoding 2-hydroxyacid dehydrogenase, coding for MKVAVFSTKPYDEQFLGQASRDSQEHELVFLEPRLNTTTAALAKGFDAVCVFVNDQLDDEVLEQLSEGGIRAVALRCAGFNNVDLKAAERLGISVVRVPAYSPYAVAEHTVALILTLNRQIHRAYHRIRDGNFALDGLLGFDLRGRTVGVVGTGQIGLEVVRIMRGFGCRVLCYDLHTNPEAQQLGGEYVALDDLFSQADIVSLHCPLTPGTHHLINADAVAKMKPGVMLINTSRGAMVDTAAIIEGLKSGQIGYLGLDVYEEESDLFFEDLSNIVLKDDVFARLLTFPNVVITGHQAFFTRNALESIARTTLGNLTELESSGQCANRLTAH